The Streptomyces sp. NBC_00224 genome has a window encoding:
- a CDS encoding GNAT family N-acetyltransferase encodes MTTSRVTPSASDASELALLEGYYDAVPRTSARAEDFGPLTLFVREGAGWPFYARPTLGHAGPVSAADVDKVRARQRELGVPEAFEWVDEVSPGLRAAVESSGLAVHAHPLMVLAPDAPAPRPHPLVHVLGADDPLLHAALVVPHLAFAAPGTAVGPAGPAELAAEIAARAGDGRAPQVAERIRAGATAVAAAVENGLPLCSGMHNPVGPVTEIVGVGTVPAARRRGLGEAVTSALVTDARARGASTVFLSAGDEDVARMYGRLGFGRVGTALIAEA; translated from the coding sequence ATGACGACATCCCGCGTGACGCCCTCCGCATCCGACGCATCCGAACTCGCCCTCCTTGAAGGCTATTACGACGCGGTGCCGCGCACCTCGGCCCGCGCGGAGGACTTCGGTCCGCTGACGCTGTTCGTACGGGAGGGTGCGGGCTGGCCGTTCTACGCCCGGCCCACGCTCGGCCACGCGGGCCCGGTGTCGGCGGCGGACGTGGACAAGGTGCGGGCGCGCCAGCGGGAGCTGGGGGTACCGGAGGCGTTCGAGTGGGTGGACGAGGTGTCGCCCGGGCTGCGGGCGGCCGTCGAGTCGTCGGGCCTCGCGGTCCACGCCCACCCGCTGATGGTGCTGGCCCCGGACGCGCCCGCGCCCCGGCCGCACCCGCTGGTCCACGTCCTGGGCGCGGACGACCCGCTCCTCCACGCGGCCCTGGTCGTCCCCCACCTGGCGTTCGCGGCGCCCGGTACGGCCGTGGGCCCGGCGGGCCCCGCCGAACTGGCCGCCGAGATCGCCGCCCGGGCGGGCGACGGCCGCGCGCCCCAGGTCGCGGAGCGCATCCGGGCCGGCGCGACGGCGGTGGCGGCGGCCGTCGAGAACGGCCTCCCGCTCTGCTCCGGCATGCACAACCCGGTGGGCCCGGTCACGGAGATCGTGGGCGTCGGCACGGTGCCGGCGGCGCGGCGGCGGGGGCTTGGCGAGGCGGTGACATCGGCCCTGGTCACGGATGCGCGTGCCCGGGGGGCGTCGACGGTGTTCCTGTCGGCGGGGGATGAGGATGTGGCGCGGATGTATGGGCGGTTGGGGTTCGGGAGGGTGGGGACGGCGCTGATAGCGGAGGCGTGA
- a CDS encoding ScbA/BarX family gamma-butyrolactone biosynthesis protein translates to MTQSHPVSPELVHRARPADAFPHGWRQHDEHTFSVTAHWPHNHVFFEPVAGDLHDPLLVVETMRQSAMLIVHAGYGVPLDWHFMLTDLEYTANPSQLDVGGQPALIDVELEFSRLEWRGGKLSRLKVRWVLRRLGRLVATGSGQARVLSPGVYRRLRGDRTTPGDTTGYLPLPVPADLAGRTRAADVVLAACPQERVWRLRADTTHPTLFQRPNDHVPGMLLLEAARQAASAALGPAPFVPVGGDIAFHRYAEFDSPCWIQVTDAAPRRPGMASVQVTGHQEESLVFLATLSAPRAD, encoded by the coding sequence ATGACTCAATCGCACCCTGTCTCACCCGAACTGGTCCACCGGGCCAGGCCCGCTGACGCCTTTCCGCACGGCTGGCGCCAGCACGACGAGCACACGTTCTCGGTCACCGCGCACTGGCCGCACAACCATGTGTTCTTCGAACCCGTCGCGGGCGATCTGCACGACCCGCTGCTCGTCGTCGAGACGATGCGGCAGTCCGCGATGCTGATAGTGCACGCGGGCTACGGGGTGCCGCTCGACTGGCACTTCATGCTCACCGACCTCGAATACACCGCGAACCCGAGCCAGTTGGACGTCGGCGGACAGCCCGCGCTCATAGACGTGGAGCTGGAGTTCTCCCGGCTCGAATGGCGCGGCGGCAAGCTCTCGCGGCTCAAGGTCCGCTGGGTGCTGCGCAGGCTGGGACGGCTCGTCGCCACCGGCTCCGGCCAGGCCCGCGTCCTGAGCCCGGGCGTCTACCGGCGACTGCGCGGCGACCGGACGACCCCCGGCGACACCACCGGATACCTCCCGCTGCCCGTCCCCGCCGACCTGGCGGGCCGCACCCGCGCCGCCGACGTGGTGCTCGCGGCCTGCCCGCAGGAGCGCGTCTGGCGGCTGCGGGCGGACACCACGCACCCCACGCTCTTCCAGCGCCCCAACGACCACGTGCCCGGCATGCTCCTCCTGGAGGCGGCCCGGCAGGCGGCGAGCGCGGCCCTGGGGCCCGCGCCGTTCGTCCCGGTCGGGGGTGACATAGCGTTCCACCGGTACGCGGAGTTCGACAGCCCGTGCTGGATACAGGTCACCGACGCGGCGCCCCGGCGCCCCGGCATGGCCAGTGTGCAGGTCACCGGCCACCAGGAGGAGAGCCTGGTCTTCCTCGCCACGCTGTCGGCGCCGCGCGCCGACTGA
- a CDS encoding isoprenyl transferase: MARRGILGGRSRREYTTPEPHPSGARPPKIPGELVPKHVAVVMDGNGRWAKERGLPRTEGHKVGAERVLDVLQGAIEMGVGSISLYAFSTENWKRSPDEVRFLMNFNRDFIRKTRDQLDELGIRVRWVGRMPKLWRSVAKELQIAQEQTKDNNRLTLYFCMNYGGRAEIADAAKALAEDVKAGRLDPSKVSEKTFAKYLYYPDMPDVDLFLRPSGEQRTSNYLLWQSAYAEMVFQDVLWPDFDRRDLWRACLEYAQRDRRFGGALPNLDIPRQDGAGAGE; this comes from the coding sequence ATGGCACGACGCGGAATCCTGGGCGGCCGGTCCCGGCGCGAGTACACGACCCCCGAGCCGCACCCCTCGGGTGCGCGCCCGCCGAAGATCCCCGGCGAGCTGGTCCCCAAGCACGTGGCGGTCGTCATGGACGGCAACGGGCGCTGGGCGAAGGAGCGCGGGCTGCCGCGCACCGAGGGCCACAAGGTCGGCGCCGAGCGCGTCCTCGACGTGCTCCAGGGCGCGATCGAGATGGGCGTCGGCTCCATCTCGCTCTACGCGTTCTCCACCGAGAACTGGAAGCGCTCGCCCGACGAGGTGCGCTTCCTGATGAACTTCAACCGCGACTTCATCCGCAAGACCCGCGACCAGCTCGACGAACTGGGCATCCGGGTGCGCTGGGTGGGCCGTATGCCCAAGCTGTGGCGCTCGGTGGCCAAGGAGCTCCAGATCGCCCAGGAGCAGACGAAGGACAACAACCGGCTCACGCTGTACTTCTGCATGAACTACGGCGGCCGGGCCGAGATCGCCGACGCGGCGAAGGCGCTGGCCGAGGACGTGAAGGCGGGCCGGCTCGACCCGTCGAAGGTCAGCGAGAAGACCTTCGCCAAGTACCTCTACTACCCCGACATGCCGGACGTGGACCTGTTCCTGCGCCCCAGCGGCGAGCAGCGCACCTCCAACTACCTTCTCTGGCAGAGCGCTTACGCCGAGATGGTCTTCCAGGACGTGCTGTGGCCGGACTTCGACCGCCGCGACCTGTGGCGCGCCTGCCTGGAGTACGCCCAGCGCGACCGCCGCTTCGGCGGGGCGCTCCCCAACCTCGACATCCCCCGGCAGGACGGCGCCGGGGCGGGCGAGTAA
- a CDS encoding M4 family metallopeptidase: MNAHTPVFCTIVPPHVLDKLATAEDPALSGIARKTLVADAAQRTARRLTTVLGAPTVAPPAGAVEGQPHRTIYDARHGTALPGRKVRGEGDKPVEDATVNRAYAGLGATFELYLKAYGRSSIDGGGMPLDATVHFDADYNNAFWDGERMVFGDGDRQIFLDFTIPVDVIGHELTHGVTQHTANLTYFGQPGALNESMSDVFGSLIKQYTLDQDAHQADWLIGQGLLAPAVTGTALRSMKAPGTAYDDDVLGKDPQPATMDHYITTGRDNGGVHLNSGIPNHAFYLVAETLGGKAWERAGQIWYDVLTGGELGKQALFADFARLTAAAARARYGEGGELQAVLKAWSQVGVPTG; encoded by the coding sequence ATGAACGCGCATACGCCCGTCTTCTGCACCATCGTGCCACCCCACGTCCTCGACAAACTGGCCACCGCCGAGGACCCCGCGCTGTCCGGCATCGCGCGCAAGACGCTCGTCGCCGACGCCGCCCAGCGCACCGCCCGCCGGCTCACCACGGTGCTGGGCGCGCCCACGGTCGCCCCGCCCGCCGGAGCCGTCGAGGGACAGCCGCACCGCACGATCTACGACGCCCGGCACGGCACCGCGCTGCCCGGCCGCAAGGTCCGCGGCGAGGGCGACAAGCCGGTCGAGGACGCCACCGTCAACCGCGCGTACGCCGGGCTCGGCGCGACCTTCGAGCTCTACCTCAAGGCGTACGGCCGGAGCTCCATCGACGGCGGCGGAATGCCGCTCGACGCGACCGTCCACTTCGACGCCGACTACAACAACGCCTTCTGGGACGGCGAGCGGATGGTGTTCGGGGACGGCGACCGCCAGATCTTCCTGGACTTCACGATCCCGGTCGACGTGATCGGGCACGAGCTGACCCACGGCGTCACCCAGCACACGGCGAACCTCACGTACTTCGGCCAGCCGGGCGCGCTCAACGAGTCGATGTCGGACGTCTTCGGCTCGCTGATCAAGCAGTACACGCTGGACCAGGACGCCCACCAGGCCGACTGGCTGATCGGCCAGGGCCTGCTCGCCCCCGCGGTGACGGGTACGGCGCTGCGCTCGATGAAGGCGCCCGGCACGGCGTACGACGACGACGTGCTCGGCAAGGACCCGCAGCCCGCGACGATGGACCACTACATCACCACCGGCCGCGACAACGGCGGCGTCCATCTGAACTCGGGCATCCCCAACCACGCCTTCTACCTCGTCGCGGAGACGCTCGGCGGCAAGGCGTGGGAGCGGGCCGGGCAGATCTGGTACGACGTGCTGACCGGCGGCGAGCTCGGCAAGCAGGCCCTGTTCGCGGACTTCGCCCGGCTGACGGCGGCGGCGGCGCGCGCCCGTTACGGGGAGGGCGGGGAACTCCAGGCGGTCCTGAAGGCCTGGTCCCAGGTCGGCGTCCCGACTGGCTGA
- a CDS encoding ScbR family autoregulator-binding transcription factor, with the protein MAKQDRAIRTRRAILEAAAIVFEKQGFQAATITDILKMAGVTKGALYFHFQSKEALAHGVLNEQGSGPSLPPQPVKLQELIDSGSVLAHRLRTDHLVRASIRLTLDQQATGLDRSGPFRHWSEVNVEVLTLAQQRGELMPNVVISDTAELYVGAFAGLQMMSQTLSDYQDLSHRHSVLQRHVMSSIAVPSVLAALDFSEDRGARLTAEMETTPVAECAAAAV; encoded by the coding sequence GTGGCGAAGCAGGACCGTGCGATCCGCACCAGGAGGGCGATCCTGGAGGCCGCGGCCATCGTCTTCGAGAAGCAGGGGTTCCAGGCCGCCACGATCACGGACATCCTCAAGATGGCCGGGGTCACCAAGGGTGCGCTCTACTTCCACTTCCAGTCGAAGGAAGCGCTCGCGCACGGGGTTCTGAACGAGCAGGGCTCCGGCCCCTCGCTGCCGCCGCAGCCCGTCAAACTCCAGGAGCTGATCGACTCCGGCTCGGTGCTCGCGCACCGACTCCGTACCGACCACCTGGTTCGCGCCAGTATCCGGCTGACCCTCGACCAGCAGGCGACCGGGCTCGACCGCAGCGGCCCGTTCCGGCACTGGAGCGAGGTGAACGTCGAGGTGCTGACCCTGGCGCAGCAGCGCGGCGAGCTGATGCCCAACGTGGTCATCTCCGACACCGCCGAGCTGTACGTGGGAGCCTTCGCCGGGCTCCAGATGATGTCCCAGACGCTCAGCGACTACCAGGACCTCTCGCACCGCCACTCGGTCCTCCAGCGCCATGTGATGTCCAGCATCGCCGTGCCGTCGGTGCTCGCGGCCCTGGACTTCTCCGAGGACCGCGGCGCCCGGCTCACCGCCGAGATGGAGACGACACCCGTCGCCGAGTGCGCGGCGGCCGCGGTCTGA
- a CDS encoding NAD(P)H-binding protein has protein sequence MILVTGATGTVGGEVARLLAAAHPLRILARRPERVTVTGPAVEVAGGEYADRDSLDRALKGVRAAFLVTGSIGEPDDLRFVEAARAAGVRHLVKLSALAVTDPAADDLITRRQRENETAVRESGLAWALLRPRAFMTNTLSWARSVREEGVVRALHGDAPNATVDPRDIAEVAARVLTEPGAHEGRAYALSGPAAVTAAEQTALLGDALGRPLRFEELGPERARAALLARYPQPVAEALLHSAERQRAGAKAGVAQTVQELTGRPARSYAEWARDHADAFA, from the coding sequence ATGATTCTGGTGACCGGGGCGACCGGAACCGTGGGGGGCGAGGTCGCCCGGCTGCTCGCGGCCGCCCACCCGCTGCGCATCCTGGCCAGAAGGCCGGAGCGGGTGACGGTCACCGGCCCGGCCGTCGAGGTGGCCGGCGGCGAGTACGCCGACCGCGACAGCCTCGACCGCGCGCTCAAGGGCGTACGGGCGGCTTTCCTGGTCACCGGCAGCATCGGCGAACCCGACGACCTCCGGTTCGTGGAGGCGGCCCGCGCGGCCGGGGTGCGCCATCTGGTCAAGCTCTCCGCGCTGGCCGTCACCGACCCGGCCGCCGACGACCTGATCACCCGCCGCCAGCGCGAGAACGAGACGGCCGTACGGGAGTCCGGGCTCGCCTGGGCCCTGCTGCGGCCCCGCGCCTTCATGACCAACACCCTGTCCTGGGCGCGCTCGGTGCGCGAGGAGGGCGTGGTGCGCGCGCTCCACGGGGACGCGCCCAACGCGACCGTGGACCCGCGCGACATCGCCGAGGTGGCGGCGAGGGTGCTCACCGAGCCGGGCGCCCACGAGGGCCGCGCGTACGCGCTCTCCGGCCCGGCCGCCGTCACGGCCGCCGAGCAGACCGCGCTCCTCGGCGACGCCCTGGGCAGGCCGCTCCGGTTCGAGGAGCTGGGCCCCGAACGCGCGCGTGCCGCGCTCCTGGCGCGCTATCCGCAGCCGGTGGCCGAGGCGCTGCTCCACAGCGCCGAGCGACAGCGCGCCGGGGCGAAGGCCGGGGTCGCGCAGACCGTCCAGGAGCTGACGGGCCGCCCGGCGCGCTCGTACGCCGAGTGGGCCCGCGACCATGCGGACGCCTTCGCCTGA
- the leuA gene encoding 2-isopropylmalate synthase yields the protein MSENSVSVGRPTPVTNATHTQQTSGMPIHKYGRYDAVDIPDRTWPEQRITKAPRWLSTDLRDGNQALIDPMSPARKREMFDLLVRMGYKEIEVGFPSSGDTDFNFVRSIIEEGAIPDDVTISVLTQAREDLIERTVESLRGAHRATVHLYNATAPTFRRVVFRGSKDDIKQIAVDGTRLVMEYAEKILGPETTFGYQYSPEIFTDTELDFALEVCEAVCDVWQPEEGREIILNLPATVERSTPSTHADRFEWMSRNLTRREFVCLSVHPHNDRGTAVAAAELAIMAGADRIEGCLFGQGERTGNVDLVTLGMNLFSQGVDPQIDFSQIDEIRRTSEYCNQMEVHPRHPYAGDLVYTAFSGSHQDAIKKGFDAMEADAAAKGVTVDDIEWAVPYLPIDPKDVGRSYEAVIRVNSQSGKGGIAYVLKNDHKLDLPRRMQIEFSRIIQAKTDAEGGEVTPGQIWSVFQDEYLPNPANQWGRIQLRSGQTTTDTDGRDTLTVEAVVDGAETVLTGTGNGPISAFFEALAAIGVDARLLDYQEHTMSEGASAQAASYIECAIDGQVLWGIGIDANTTRASLKAVISAVNRSARQ from the coding sequence ATGTCTGAGAACTCTGTCTCCGTCGGTCGCCCGACGCCCGTCACCAACGCGACCCACACCCAGCAGACCTCCGGGATGCCGATCCACAAGTACGGCAGGTACGACGCCGTGGACATCCCCGACCGCACCTGGCCCGAGCAGCGGATCACCAAGGCGCCGCGCTGGCTGTCCACCGATCTGCGCGACGGCAACCAGGCGCTGATCGACCCGATGTCGCCCGCCCGCAAGCGCGAGATGTTCGACCTGCTGGTACGCATGGGCTACAAGGAGATCGAGGTCGGCTTCCCCTCCTCGGGCGACACCGACTTCAACTTCGTACGCTCGATCATCGAAGAGGGCGCGATCCCGGACGACGTCACCATCTCCGTCCTGACCCAGGCCCGCGAGGATCTGATCGAGCGGACCGTGGAGTCCCTGCGCGGCGCCCACCGCGCCACCGTGCACCTGTACAACGCCACCGCCCCGACCTTCCGCCGGGTCGTCTTCCGCGGCTCCAAGGACGACATCAAGCAGATCGCCGTCGACGGCACCCGGCTGGTGATGGAGTACGCGGAGAAGATCCTGGGCCCGGAGACGACCTTCGGCTACCAGTACAGCCCGGAGATCTTCACCGACACCGAGCTGGACTTCGCCCTGGAGGTCTGCGAGGCGGTCTGCGACGTCTGGCAGCCCGAGGAGGGCCGCGAGATCATCCTCAACCTGCCCGCCACGGTGGAGCGTTCGACGCCCTCCACGCACGCGGACCGGTTCGAGTGGATGAGCCGCAACCTGACCCGCCGCGAGTTCGTCTGCCTGTCCGTGCACCCGCACAACGACCGCGGTACGGCGGTGGCGGCGGCCGAGCTGGCGATCATGGCCGGGGCCGACCGCATCGAGGGCTGTCTGTTCGGGCAGGGCGAGCGCACCGGCAACGTCGACCTGGTCACCCTGGGCATGAACCTGTTCAGCCAGGGCGTCGACCCGCAGATCGACTTCTCGCAGATCGACGAGATCCGCCGCACCAGCGAGTACTGCAACCAGATGGAGGTCCACCCGCGCCACCCCTACGCGGGCGACCTGGTCTACACCGCCTTCTCCGGCTCCCACCAGGACGCCATCAAGAAGGGCTTCGACGCCATGGAGGCCGACGCGGCCGCGAAGGGCGTCACCGTCGACGACATCGAGTGGGCCGTCCCGTACCTGCCGATCGACCCGAAGGACGTCGGCCGCTCCTACGAGGCAGTCATCCGGGTCAACTCGCAGTCCGGCAAGGGCGGCATCGCGTACGTCCTGAAGAACGACCACAAGCTGGACCTGCCGCGCCGGATGCAGATCGAGTTCTCCCGGATCATCCAGGCGAAGACCGACGCCGAGGGCGGCGAGGTCACGCCGGGCCAGATCTGGTCGGTCTTCCAGGACGAGTACCTGCCGAATCCGGCCAACCAGTGGGGCCGCATCCAGCTGCGATCCGGCCAGACCACGACCGACACGGACGGCCGGGACACACTGACCGTCGAGGCGGTCGTGGACGGCGCCGAGACGGTCCTGACCGGCACCGGCAACGGTCCGATCTCGGCCTTCTTCGAGGCGCTGGCCGCCATCGGCGTGGACGCCCGTCTGCTGGACTACCAGGAGCACACGATGAGCGAGGGCGCCTCCGCGCAGGCCGCCTCGTACATCGAGTGCGCCATCGACGGGCAGGTCCTGTGGGGGATCGGCATCGACGCCAACACCACGCGCGCGTCGCTGAAGGCCGTCATCTCCGCCGTCAACCGCTCGGCCCGCCAGTAG
- the era gene encoding GTPase Era, with product MSARTVENNAPHRAGFACFVGRPNAGKSTLTNALVGQKVAITSSRPQTTRHTVRGIVHRPDGQLILVDTPGLHKPRTLLGERLNDVVRTTWAEVDVIGFCLPADQKLGPGDKFIAKELAGIKKTPKIAIVTKTDLVDSKALAEQLLAVQRLGDELGFEWAQIVPVSAVGDQQVQLVADLLVPLLPEGPALYPEGDLTDEPEQVMVAELIREAALEGVRDELPHSIAVVVEEMLPREDRPADRPLLDIHANVYIERPSQKGIIIGPKGKRLKEVGTKSRKHIEALLGTPVFLDLHVKVAKDWQRDPKQLRKLGF from the coding sequence ATGAGCGCTCGTACTGTTGAGAACAACGCCCCCCACCGGGCCGGCTTCGCCTGCTTCGTCGGCCGCCCCAACGCGGGCAAGTCCACCCTCACGAACGCTCTGGTCGGACAGAAGGTGGCGATCACCTCCAGCCGTCCGCAGACGACGCGGCACACCGTCCGCGGCATCGTGCACCGCCCCGACGGACAGCTGATCCTGGTCGACACGCCGGGCCTCCACAAGCCGCGCACGCTGCTCGGCGAGCGGCTGAACGACGTGGTCCGTACGACCTGGGCCGAGGTCGACGTGATCGGCTTCTGTCTGCCCGCGGACCAGAAGCTCGGGCCCGGCGACAAGTTCATCGCCAAGGAGCTCGCCGGGATCAAGAAGACCCCGAAGATCGCGATCGTGACGAAGACGGACCTGGTCGACTCCAAGGCGCTGGCCGAGCAGCTGCTCGCCGTGCAGCGGCTCGGGGACGAGCTGGGCTTCGAGTGGGCGCAGATCGTGCCGGTCTCGGCGGTGGGCGACCAGCAGGTCCAGCTGGTGGCGGACCTCCTGGTCCCCCTCCTCCCCGAGGGCCCGGCCCTCTACCCCGAGGGCGACCTCACGGACGAGCCCGAGCAGGTCATGGTGGCCGAGCTGATCCGCGAGGCGGCGCTGGAAGGTGTACGGGACGAGCTTCCGCACTCCATCGCGGTGGTGGTGGAGGAGATGCTGCCGCGCGAGGACCGCCCGGCGGACCGGCCGCTGCTCGACATCCACGCGAACGTGTACATCGAGCGGCCGAGCCAGAAGGGGATCATCATCGGCCCCAAGGGCAAGCGGCTCAAGGAGGTCGGGACGAAGTCCCGCAAGCACATCGAGGCGCTGCTGGGGACGCCGGTGTTCCTGGACCTTCATGTGAAGGTGGCGAAGGACTGGCAGAGGGACCCGAAGCAACTCCGCAAACTGGGCTTCTGA
- a CDS encoding WxL protein peptidoglycan domain-containing protein, protein MRKLYVLLLAAAVLLLAAPARAADNGNWAVFPSSPGADRRPYFYLSADPGTTLTDKVTVTNKTAAPMAFRLYGADAYNTERDGGFAVRTRREPQHGVGAWTRPDRTAVTVPAHASVTVPFTVTVPADAEPGDHPGALVALDEKVAAGQGELAMGVQQAVGARVYLRITGPTVPALAVEDVSLTQHRPLVPGTGSSRSVISYTLHNRGNVTLDPKVELKATGLFGRTLLSRALTKVPAELLPGQKVRLTEPWAGSPQLDRGDIRLTASAKGVAGSGRASFLALPWLGLGVLVGALAAGFAGWRLRRVRGRRG, encoded by the coding sequence GTGCGCAAGCTGTACGTCCTCCTCCTCGCCGCGGCCGTCCTGCTCCTCGCGGCGCCCGCGCGCGCCGCCGACAACGGCAACTGGGCCGTCTTCCCGTCCTCCCCGGGCGCGGACCGGCGCCCGTACTTCTACCTCTCCGCCGACCCCGGCACCACCCTCACCGACAAGGTCACCGTCACCAACAAGACGGCCGCGCCCATGGCCTTCCGGCTGTACGGGGCCGACGCGTACAACACCGAGCGCGACGGCGGGTTCGCCGTGCGCACCCGGCGCGAGCCGCAGCACGGCGTGGGCGCCTGGACCAGACCCGACCGGACGGCGGTCACCGTCCCGGCGCACGCCTCGGTCACCGTGCCGTTCACCGTGACCGTCCCGGCCGACGCGGAGCCCGGCGACCACCCCGGGGCGCTGGTCGCCCTGGACGAGAAGGTCGCGGCCGGGCAGGGGGAGCTGGCGATGGGGGTGCAGCAGGCGGTCGGGGCGCGGGTCTATCTGCGGATCACCGGCCCCACCGTGCCCGCACTGGCGGTCGAGGACGTTTCCCTCACCCAGCACCGCCCGCTGGTGCCGGGCACGGGCAGCAGCAGGTCCGTCATCTCCTACACGCTCCACAACCGGGGCAACGTCACACTCGACCCGAAGGTCGAACTGAAGGCGACGGGCCTGTTCGGCCGTACGCTGCTGAGCCGCGCACTGACCAAGGTCCCGGCCGAGCTGCTGCCCGGCCAGAAGGTCCGCCTGACCGAGCCGTGGGCGGGCTCGCCGCAGCTGGACCGGGGCGACATACGTCTCACGGCGAGCGCGAAGGGCGTCGCCGGGTCGGGCCGCGCGTCCTTCCTCGCCCTGCCCTGGCTCGGGCTCGGAGTGCTGGTGGGAGCCCTGGCGGCGGGGTTCGCGGGGTGGCGGCTGCGGCGGGTCCGGGGGCGTCGGGGCTGA
- a CDS encoding protealysin inhibitor emfourin encodes MRIQVTRTGGFAGIERRAEVDTSGRADAAEWQALAAAALADGRAEPSLGVPDGFHYEITVDGRTVHCADPGLSPAQRTLVSRVLKEGA; translated from the coding sequence ATGCGCATCCAGGTGACCCGCACAGGAGGATTCGCCGGCATCGAGCGCCGGGCCGAGGTCGACACCTCGGGCCGGGCCGATGCGGCGGAGTGGCAGGCCCTGGCCGCGGCGGCCCTCGCCGACGGCCGGGCCGAGCCCTCCCTCGGCGTACCCGACGGATTCCACTACGAGATCACGGTCGACGGCCGCACGGTCCACTGCGCGGACCCGGGGCTGTCCCCGGCCCAGCGGACGCTGGTGTCACGGGTACTGAAAGAAGGTGCGTAG
- a CDS encoding TerB family tellurite resistance protein: MVQGRGQNRTKPRAVGIPERVWTIRTSWTTVGDGEFFCPECGGDRNFRRRTGRRRLAVLGVPLLPRGAAGPVVECAACETHFGTDALDHPTTIRFSAMLRDAVHTVALAVLAAGGTSSRTVTSTAVATVRAAGYDDCTEEQLITLIEALAADTGRFLTDTEADPCGAALAIELHESLEPLAPHLAPAGRESILLQGARIALADGPYSPAEREVLTTVGGALQLCTDDVARLLAAARTPS; the protein is encoded by the coding sequence GTGGTGCAAGGCCGAGGACAGAACAGGACGAAGCCTCGCGCCGTGGGCATCCCCGAACGAGTCTGGACGATCCGTACGTCCTGGACCACCGTCGGCGACGGGGAGTTCTTCTGCCCGGAGTGCGGGGGCGACCGCAACTTCCGCCGCCGCACCGGACGTCGGCGCCTGGCCGTCCTGGGCGTGCCGCTGCTGCCGCGCGGGGCCGCCGGACCCGTCGTGGAGTGCGCGGCCTGCGAGACCCACTTCGGGACGGACGCCCTCGACCACCCCACCACCATCCGCTTCTCGGCGATGCTGCGCGACGCCGTCCACACCGTCGCCCTCGCCGTCCTCGCCGCGGGCGGCACCTCCTCCCGTACGGTCACCTCGACCGCGGTCGCCACGGTCCGCGCCGCCGGGTACGACGACTGCACCGAGGAGCAGCTGATCACCCTGATCGAGGCGCTCGCGGCCGACACCGGGCGGTTCCTCACCGACACCGAGGCCGACCCGTGCGGCGCGGCCCTCGCCATCGAGCTCCACGAGTCCCTGGAGCCGCTGGCCCCGCACCTCGCCCCGGCCGGCCGCGAGTCGATCCTGCTCCAGGGCGCCCGTATCGCCCTCGCCGACGGCCCGTACAGCCCGGCCGAGCGCGAGGTCCTCACCACGGTGGGCGGCGCGCTCCAGCTGTGCACGGACGACGTGGCCCGGCTGCTCGCGGCGGCCCGCACCCCGTCCTGA
- the recO gene encoding DNA repair protein RecO yields MSLFRDDGIVLRTQKLGEADRIITLLTRGHGRVRAVARGVRRTKSKFGARLEPFSHVDVQFFARGSELVGRGLPLCTQSETIAPYGGAIVTDYARYTAGTAMLETAERFTDHEGEPAVQQYLLLVGALRTLARGEHAPNLILDAFLLRSLAVNGYAPSFEDCAKCGIHGPNRFFSIAGGGVVCADCRVPGSVVPSAEAVALLSALLTGDWATADASEPRHVREGSGLVSAYLHWHLERGLRSLRYVEKT; encoded by the coding sequence ATGAGTCTGTTCCGGGACGACGGCATCGTGCTGCGGACCCAGAAGCTCGGTGAGGCCGACCGGATCATCACGCTTCTGACCCGCGGGCACGGGCGGGTGCGCGCCGTCGCCCGCGGGGTGCGCCGCACCAAGTCCAAGTTCGGGGCCCGTCTGGAGCCCTTCTCGCACGTGGACGTGCAGTTCTTCGCGCGCGGCAGCGAACTGGTCGGGCGCGGCCTGCCGTTGTGCACCCAGAGTGAGACGATCGCTCCGTACGGTGGCGCGATCGTCACGGACTACGCCCGGTACACCGCCGGCACCGCGATGCTGGAGACGGCGGAACGGTTCACCGACCACGAGGGCGAGCCCGCCGTGCAGCAGTACCTGCTGCTGGTGGGCGCGCTGCGCACGCTCGCGCGCGGCGAGCACGCCCCCAACCTGATCCTCGACGCCTTCCTGCTGCGCTCGCTCGCCGTCAACGGCTACGCGCCCAGCTTCGAGGACTGCGCGAAGTGCGGCATCCACGGGCCCAACCGGTTCTTCTCGATCGCCGGCGGCGGTGTGGTCTGCGCCGACTGCCGGGTACCCGGCAGCGTCGTACCCTCTGCGGAGGCGGTCGCACTGCTGAGCGCGCTGCTCACGGGGGACTGGGCGACGGCGGATGCGAGCGAGCCGAGGCATGTGCGCGAGGGCAGCGGTCTCGTGTCGGCCTATCTGCACTGGCATCTGGAGCGCGGCCTGCGCTCACTGCGGTACGTAGAGAAGACCTGA